The following are encoded together in the Strongyloides ratti genome assembly S_ratti_ED321, chromosome : 2 genome:
- a CDS encoding Lipid-binding serum glycoprotein, C-terminal domain and Bactericidal permeability-increasing protein, alpha/beta domain-containing protein, with protein MEKTMKNTTFNPYIHKINRGIASGQITLSNITISNFLPPGITYRPHDSGFLEMISTNGKGDIIADWDIFSEYLTYLKFPLKGKVYGTASGLKSEVAIKINSDNNFIIHQCSAQFTTFDLKLSGSFAANVLHFFRDVIAKALKRRGEEYYCQMVKESLIPWLKTEILRLPEFFEFNYDGKVSVSQSLTHIDITDHFLDLEMNNKIYSSTGSITETISPLPLKSYNNTPIPTRMMEVFISEQTIQEIMTSAHMAGQFKSNFTSPFLRTNCDGLCLGILLPGLKNEVGSTQLRIFVRSTIPPIIRLQNQKALMLLNVSLEIYRNEPFDIENFGNDVTDNVISDITSVFSTSPIDYSVLSINIHCEADLQLRISEKKLRGEVGIRESRAQLKENKFSEMGQQTVDLIVNMSLPFLEDAIYGFLENGLDISEIIKIPSSNEVILIQQGFVHILADLEMYKGI; from the exons ATGGAAAAAACAATGAAAAATACAACTTTTAATCcttatattcataaaattaatagaGGAATAGCATCAGGACAAATAACACTTTCTAATATTACAATTTCAAATTTTCTTCCACCAGGAATAACCTATCGTCCTCATGATTCAGGTTTTCTTGAAATGATAAGTACAAATGGAAAAGGTGACATTATAGCTGATTGGGATATTTTTTCTGAATACTTAACTTATCTTAAATTTCCATTAAAAGGAAAAGTTTATGGAACTGCTTCAGGACTTAAAAGTGAAGTTGCTATAAAA ATTAATagtgataataattttattattcatcaATGTTCAGCACAATTTACTACATTTGACTTAAAATTGTCTGGTTCTTTTGCAGCAAATGTTCTTCATTTTTTCCGTGATGTTATTGCTAAAGCATTAAAACGTCGTGGTGAAGAATATTATTGTCAAATGGTAAAAGAAAGTCTTATTCCATGGTTAAAGACAGAAATTTTAAGATTACCagaattttttgaatttaattATGATGGTAAAGTAAGTGTTAGTCAAAGTTTAACACACATAGATATAACAGATCATTTCTTGGATTTAgaaatgaataataaaatatactcTAGTACAGGAAGTATCACTGAAACTATATCTCCATTACCATTAAaatcatataataatactCCAATACCAACAAGAATGATGGAGGTATTTATTAGTGAACAAACAATACAAGAAATTATGACATCAGCACATATGGCTGGgcaatttaaaagtaattttactAGTCCTTTTCTTAGAACAAATTGTGATGGTTTATGTCTAGGAATATTACTTCCtggtttaaaaaatgaagttGGAAGTACACAATTACGAATTTTTGTAAGATCAACAATACCTCCAATAATTAGATTACAAAATCAAAAAGCACTAATGTTATTAAATGTATCTTTAGAAATTTATCGTAATGAACCATttgatattgaaaattttggAAATGATGTTACAGATAATGTAATTAGTGATATTACTTCTGTTTTTTCTACCTCTCCAATTGATTATTCagttttatcaataaatatacattgtGAAGCTGATTTACAATTACGTATTAGTGAAAAAAAACTTCGAGGAGAAGTTGGTATTCGTGAATCAAGAGcacaattaaaagaaaacaaGTTTTCAGAAATGGGACAACAGACAGTTGATTTAATAGTAAATATGTCATTACCATTTTTAGAAGATGCTATATATGGATTTTTGGAGAATGGTCTTGATATAAgtgaaataattaaaattccAAGTTCCAATGAAGTTATTCTTATTCAACAAGGTTTTGTTCATATTTTAGCAGATCTAGAAATGTATAAGGgaatttaa
- a CDS encoding Serine beta-lactamase-like protein LACTB, mitochondrial, which produces MIKRFVINIILLITLSIFSLSTSILQIVHPPKPNEQDWVLVAGNETSVDKVLAISLAYGGRLISMNYYMQYKVIYYYAIMHKYNGPVFLKPNPVNLIDLKKLAKDNIQLDLVPTQLCGQESQNNDITFSTYWERIPNAYFEIWFPGSSSGDYQKYKLEKDGYYLFNICGYSVSNRAQYVGVWFKGNETGTVPYQAYYGLTLREALRKDKILSSKGFVATRFQCFNNRNIVLCSGIWQYYPTNSHSIEVGENLKVMYNKLKTFNFLPRQISHFFNDNNIPIFVVLWSNLDSYRFPEPPEIWNQNSNIPFTLYNGSLELLKEKQLDFLNDRVTRFMKELDIPGLSIAISKHEKLKFAAGYGYSDLRRKLQVTSDNQFRIGSISKPITATAIMLLIDRGILSLEHKIFGKQGILGNDFSRTTMYGNYIEEIKLHHLLEHTSGGWDNLTNDPAWIEPNLNLKDLIETVLENFHLQYKPGTQWIYSNFGYLLLGYIIEKYSQMSYEDFVKQNIWKLGNVTDIEVARPTVSEKSPKEVLYYMSGNKVGFNPYDMLSPSRSGPWGGWIASPIQLLHFMRIVDGFPYKKDILSSASIKTWQQPSLPSNGTYSLGWSINVMGFNGWQHDGRMPGSAAMLVRLDNGVEMAITCNKEYSEREFFHEIGFILHHVGNNCDWWNDDIDLF; this is translated from the exons atgataaaaagatttgtaattaatattattttattaattacactttctatattttctttatcaacATCAATACTTCAAATAGTTCATCCACCAAAACCAAATGAACAAGATTGGGTTTTAGTTGCTGGAAATGAAACTTCTGTTGATAAAGTTTTAGCAATCTCTCTTGCATATGGTGGTAGATTAATATCTATGAATTATTATATGCaatataaagttatttattattatgcaATAATGCATAAATATAATGGTCCCGTTTTTTTAAAACCTAATCCTGTTAATTtaatagatttaaaaaaattagccAAAGATAATATACAATTAGATTTAGTACCAACACAACTTTGTGGACAAGAATCacaaaataatgatattactTTTTCAACATATTGGGAAAGAATACCTAATgcatattttgaaatatggTTTCCAGGTAGTAGTTCAGGagattatcaaaaatataaacttgAAAAAGATggttattatttatttaatatatgtgGATATTCAGTATCTAATAGAGCACAATATGTTGGTGTTTGGTTTAAGGGTAATGAAACAGGAACAGTTCCATATCAAGCATATTACGGGTTAACGTTAAGAGAAGCTTTaagaaaagataaaattttatcatctaAAGGTTTTGTTGCAACAAGATTTCAgtgttttaataatagaaatattgTTCTTTGTTCAGGAATTTGGCAATACTATCCAACTAATTCACATTCCATTGAAGTTggtgaaaatttaaaagtaatgtataataaattaaaaacttttaattttttaccaAGACAAATttctcatttttttaatgataataatattcctATTTTTGTTGTTCTTTGGTCAAACTTAGATTCATATAGATTTCCTGAACCACCTGAAATATGGAATCAAAATTCAAATATTCCttttacattatataatggaagtttagaattattaaaagaaaaacaattAGATTTTCTTAATGATAGAGTAACAAGATTTATGAAAGAATTAGATATACCAGGTTTATCTATTGCTATTAGTAAacatgaaaaattaaaatttgccGCTGGATATGGATATTCTGATTTAAGAAGAAAACTTCAGGTGACATCTGATAATCAATTTAGAATTGGTTCTATATCAAAACCAATAACTGCTACAGCAATTATGCTTCTAATTGATAGAGGAATCCTTTCATTagaacataaaatttttggaaAACAAGGAATTTTAGGAAATGATTTTTCTAGAACAACTATGTATGGTAATTATattgaagaaataaaattacatcaTTTACTTGAACATACCTCTGGTGGATGGGATAATTTAACTAATGATCCAGCATGGATTGAACCAAatcttaatttaaaagatttaatagAAACTGTTCTtgaaaattttcatttacaATATAAACCTGGAACACAATGgatttattcaaattttggATATTTACTATTAGgatatattattgaaaaatattcacAAATGTCATATGAAGATTttgttaaacaaaatatttggAAATTGGGTAATGTAACAGATATTGAAGTAGCAAGACCAACAGTTTCTGAAAAATCACCAAAAgaagttttatattatatgagTGGTAATAAAGTTGGTTTTAATCCTTATGATATGTTATCACCATCACGTAGTGGTCCATGGGGTGGATGGATTGCAAGTCCAATTCAACTTCTTCATTTTATG agAATAGTTGATGGATTTccttataaaaaagatatctTATCTTCAGCATCAATAAAAACATGGCAACAACCTTCATTACCATCTAATGGAACATATTCTTTAGGTTGGTCAATTAATGTAATGGGTTTCAATGGTTGGCAACATGATGGTCGTATGCCAGGTTCTGCTGCAATGCTCGTTCGCCTTGACAATGGTGTTGAAATGGCTATAACATGTAATAAAGAATATAGTGAAAGAGAATTTTTTCATGAAATTGGTTTTATTCTTCATCATGTTGGAAATAACTGTGATTGGTGGAATGATGATatagatttattttaa
- a CDS encoding Clathrin heavy chain, which yields MIKASSCLLLIQYGVKLSDMSWCTTSINENDYIMCLVTEEGNKKIILINLKSKEKTVYETLADSIKMNNFKNILALKNKSSIQVIGIGEKKNIIVLNMPFEVEYWNWIDENILVFICIDNIYYFNIYNSNRPFMTILRNDTLKGYIIVDHNYNKSTNYYYIVGLKQDINKVYGKIILTNQKNTQCFDGTAGCFFKYKKTNLSSFETFFAYINKNTTGCYIKIIQLTNSSEESINKEICQIKVVFSLFELKSSDIPKALYFCEILGIFYIVTREGKIIAYQYDLKKEIGRKELTKKLVIASFFNRKNNAIMIFVNDGYLYKIYVENVLPIHVSCSDIDYKAISNVFKNSLNLNTSSYMENIETKFEKLISSKNYIEAGRIVGNDRSDKLRNINIMTKLLNFKTTDQISESFEMCMKCLMNRTSLNFQETQLYIQYLICTENKLLIDECIRKGKIEFTDEIGNDLLPYYPDLAIKVFANAGSFMTVIEYLLYINDDKELKLFMKNYNLNSLFMDMFNSLILSNPDSALKFIFFLIDEYSESTKIEILEIVTNIFVKNSYFDQAVQCLLGNLKNDSQKESELQYKLIILCLKYYPTIAENIFKTQKYTFYNKEKIANICEKMGLPHLALYNVKNIDKICDLFQQIKLDDYEILEYLSIDTMISCVKKLIENKETYMVAYNIVNHYHQISGDERFLKLIGISKETETTYGNGLVSPTISINDNYENSLYPSLDKDCFNNNFNLNSDEINYTSISKNHLTNTNSQTKSNFNNLSTNISTNSSLMTIPHFLINNIPKQNDEINNDNYLNQPIKCSTNDLEKNKKSFNNYSDSEIFNEIKINESKDESTVDDCITSKNTFILPNNISLEVESNIKDVNNTNVLTSHIQLSPLSNNELLLTEIRNGIKLKKVPNERINKKEVITNDSKNDINSILKSGLESRRKYLLEDDDEEW from the exons atgataaaagcATCTTCTTGTCTTTTa cttATTCAATATGGTGTTAAACTTTCAGATATGTCTTGGTGCACAACAtcaataaatgaaaatgattatattatGTGTTTAGTGACAGAAGaaggaaataaaaaaattattttaataaatttgaaaagtaaagaaaaaaCGGTTTATGAAACTTTAGCTGATtctattaaaatgaataattttaaaaatattttagcaCTTAAAAACAAATCTTCTATTCAAGTTATAGGGATtggtgaaaaaaaaaatatcattgtTCTTAATATGCCTTTTGAGGTTGAATACTGGAATTGGattgatgaaaatattttagtttttatttgtattgataatatttattattttaacatttataatagtaataGACCTTTTATGACAATTTTAAGAAATGATACTTTAAAAGGATATATTATTGTAGatcataattataataaatctaccaattattattatatagttGGACTTAAAcaagatataaataaagtatatggaaaaataatattaacaaatcaaaaaaatactCAATGTTTTGATGGCACAGCtggttgtttttttaaatataaaaaaacaaatttatcatcatttgaaactttttttgcatatattaataaaaatactaccggatgttacattaaaattattcaattaACTAATAGTTCAGAGGAAAGTATTAACAAAGAAATATGTCAaataaaagttgttttttctTTGTTTGAATTAAAGTCATCTGATATCCCAAAagcattatatttttgtgaAATTTTaggaatattttatatagtaaCAAGAGAAGGAAAAATAATTGCTTATcaatatgatttaaaaaaagaaattggaAGGAAAgaattaactaaaaaattagtaatagCAAGCTTTTTTAATCGAAAGAATAATGCGATTATGATTTTTGTTAATGATGGTTatctatataaaatttatgttgAAAATGTTTTACCAATTCATGTTAGCTGTAGTGATATAGATTATAAAGCAATatcaaatgtttttaaaaatagtttaaatttaaatacatCTTCATATATGGAAAATATAGAAACAAAATTTGAGAAATTAATTAgttctaaaaattatattgaagCAGGAAGAATAGTTGGTAATGATAGAAGTGATAAATTAcgtaatattaatataatgacaaaacttcttaattttaaaactacaGATCAAATATCTGAAAGTTTTGAAATGTGTATGAAATGTTTAATGAATAGAACATCATTAAACTTTCAAGAAACacaattatatattcaatatttaatttgtaCTGAAAACAAACTTTTGATTGATGAATGTATAAGGAAGGGAAAAATTGAATTTACAGATGAAATTGGAAATGATTTGTTACCATATTATCCTGATTTAGCAATAAAAGTATTTGCAAATGCAGGTTCATTTATGACTGTtatagaatatttattatatattaatgatgataaagagctcaaattatttatgaaaaattataatcttAATTCATTGTTTATGGATATGTTTAAtagtttaatattatctaatCCTGATTCagctttaaaatttattttctttttaattgatgAATACTCTGAGTCAactaaaattgaaattttagaaattgtAACAAATATCTTTGTTAAAAATTCCTATTTTGATCAAGCTGTTCAATGTTTACTtggaaatttaaaaaatgattcacAAAAAGAAAGTGAATTACAATATaaactaataattttatgcTTAAAATACTATCCAACTATTgcagaaaatatttttaaaacacaAAAATATaccttttataataaagaaaaaattgcTAATATTTGTGAAAAAATGGGTCTACCTCATTTAGcattatataatgttaaaaatatagataaaatatgTGATTTATTTCAACAAATTAAACTGGATGATTATGAAATACttgaatatttatcaattgatACAATGATATCATGTGTTAAAAAacttattgaaaataaagaaaCTTATATGGTAgcatataatattgttaatcaTTATCATCAAATATCGGGAGATGAAaggtttttaaaattaatcgGTATATCAAAAGAAACTGAAACAACATACGGAAATGGTTTAGTATCACCTACTATTagtattaatgataattatgAAAATTCATTATATCCATCACTTGATAAAGattgttttaataacaattttaatttaaactcagatgaaataaattatacatCAATATCAAAAAATCACTTAACAAATACAAATAGTCAAACAAagtcaaattttaataaccTTTCTACTAATATTTCAACAAATTCTTCCCTCATGACTATTcctcattttttaataaataatataccGAAACAAAatgatgaaataaataatgacaattatttaaatcaacCAATTAAATGTAGTACAAatgatttagaaaaaaataaaaaatctttcaATAATTATAGTGATtcagaaatatttaatgaaattaaaataaatgaatcaAAAGATGAATCAACAGTAGATGATTGTATTACTtctaaaaatacttttatattaccTAATAATATATCACTAGAAGTTGaaagtaatattaaagatGTGAATAATACAAATGTTTTAACTTCTCATATACAATTGTCTCCATTATCAAATAACGAATTATTACTTACAGAAATTCGTAAtggaataaaattaaaaaaagttccgaatgaaagaattaataaaaaagaagtaaTTACTAATGattctaaaaatgatattaattcCATTTTAAAATCTGGTCTTGAAAGtagaagaaaatatttattagaagatgatgatgaagaatggtga
- a CDS encoding Kinesin-like protein KIF11: MSSLFATSTVSYGKGGKSCIKVGIRIRPRSSKEIEKNDPSVLRNVGSSIMLADGEKEKKFSGYDFVLDESVTQCQLYKKMVAEYIPQLLSGYNCTIFAYGQTGTGKTFTMEGKCDNLDEDGTFKWDSNNSAGVTSRAMQHIFTMLNIPTCTRKSITITYVELYNEEVYDLLGDDISKKLKIFDDAQNSGSVCIKDVKEYVVNNMRDVYKLLKHGASMRQTAATAMNQRSSRSHAVFTAIVDWDETLGQEVTTRRGKINLVDLAGSENIGKSGATKGSAREAGNINTSLLALGQVINALTERSSHIPYRSSKLTRILKDSLGGSALTCLIAAISPTMSNKGETISTLEYGLKAMNVENDIRANIKARRDQLFSTFSIMNDYIRRINGYFRDAALTTNRSKLLSLMDKDLFSKIDSLILKKDDLFEEAHIWFTTNTEALNNFEEEMNEQAKILNDREFAVMALKFKMELLEDEIQEELNNIEKLSEKSKEMLVNSQNCHDTLSSKILFLEEKCCRGQELFKKQKNFFNQYAQEIQHKLNECEELEKVTISNIDNKLKELRAGLTTEIDSIAEIKNIETKENIESANKLLDSVTNVKDSIVKVLNSQDIILESFKTNKDKFEASVDGKFQELKAIQNYTTEIQFACEGKLKENIAINEEINLIDKYSQEIKSLIKSPEKSKAAIELEKYLSEIENF; encoded by the exons ATGTCATCACTTTTTGCTACATCTACTGTTTCATATGGAAAAGGAGGTAAAAGTTGTATAAAAGTTGGAATTCGTATTcg ACCTCGAAGTTCaaaagaaatagaaaaaaatgatcCATCAGTGCTTCGAAATGTAGGCTCATCAATTATGTTAGCTGATggtgaaaaagaaaaaaagttttctgGATATGATTTTGTATTAGATGAATCTGTGACACAATgtcaattatataaaaaaatggtagCAGAATATATTCCTCAACTGTTATCTGGATATAACTGTACAATATTTGCTTATGGACAAACTGGAACAGGAAAAACTTTTACAATGGAAGGTAAATGTGACAATTTAGATGAAGATGGTACTTTTAAATGGGATTCTAATAACAGTGCTGGTGTTACATCAAGAGCTATGCAACACATATTTACTATGCTTAATATTCCT ACATGTACTCGAAAAAGTATAACAATAACATATGTAGAATTATATAATGAAGAAGTATATGATTTACTTGGAGATgatatttcaaaaaagttAAAGATTTTTGATGATGCACAAAATTCAGGGAGTGTTTGTATTAAAGATGTCAAAGAATATGTAGTGAATAATATGCGAGATGTATATAAACTACTTAAACATGGTGCTTCAATGCGGCAAACAGCTGCCACTGCAATGAATCAACGAAGTTCTCGTTCTCACGCTGTCTTTACAGCTATTGTTGATTGGGATGAAACTTTAGGGCAAGAAGTAACAACCAGGAGAGGAAAAATAAATCTTGTCGATTTAGCTGGATCTGAAAATATTGGAAAAAGTGGAGCAACTAAGGGAAGTGCTCGTGAAGCTGGTAATATTAATACAAGTCTTCTTGCTTTAGGACAAGTTATTAATGCTTTAACGGAAAGAAGTTCACATATTCCTTACAGATCTTCGAAATTAACAAGAATTCTCAAAGATTCACTTGGAGGATCAGCATTAACATGTTTGATTGCCGCTATTTCTCCAACAATGTCTAATAAAGGAGAAACTATTTCAACTTTAGAGTATGGATTAAAGGCAATGAATGTTGAGAATGATATTCGAGCTAATATTAAAGCACGACGTGATCAACTTTTCTCAACATTTAGTATTATGAATGATTATATTCGAAGAATTAACGGGTACTTTCGTGATGCTGCTTTAACAACAAATCGAAGTAAATTGCTTTCGCTTATGGATAAAGATTTATTCTCTAAAATTGATagtcttattttaaaaaaagatgatcTTTTCGAAGAAGCTCATATATGGTTTACTACTAATACAGAggctttaaataattttgaagaaGAAATGAATGAACAGGCAAAAATACTAAATGACCGTGAATTTGCTGTCATGGctttaaagtttaaaatggAATTATTGGAAGATGAAATTCAAGAGGAACTAAACAATATTGAGAAGTTAAGTGAAAAATCCAAGGAGATGCTAGTGAATTCACAAAATTGTCACGATACATTATCTagtaaaattctttttttggAGGAAAAGTGTTGTCGTGGGCAagaactttttaaaaaacaaaaaaacttttttaatcaatATGCTCAGGAAATTCAGCATAAATTGAATGAATGTGAAGAATTAGAAAAAGTAACAATCtcaaatattgataataaattaaaagaattaagaGCAGGTTTAACAACTGAAATTGATAGTATAGCagagataaaaaatattgagaCAAAAGAAAACATAGAATCTGCCAACAAATTGCTTGACTCAGTTACAAATGTAAAGGATTCAATTGTCAAAGTTTTAAATTCACAGGACATAATATTAGAGTCATTCAAAACAAATAAGGATAAATTTGAAGCTAGTGTTGATGGTAAGTTTCAAGAATTAAAGGCAATACAAAATTATACTACGGAAATACAATTTGCTTGTGAAGGAAAATTAAAGGAAAATATCGCCATTAACGAAGAAATTAATTTGATTGATAAATACTCTCAGGAAATTAAATCCTTAATTAAATCTCCAGAAAAATCAAAAGCTGCCATTGAATTAGAAAAGTATCTTTCtgaaatagaaaatttttag